TAAGGAAATGGACCCAACATAAGTGCTTGAAAATGAAACCAATTGACAGGCAGATTTTATTatccactagccgatgcccgcgacttcgcccgcgtggatttaggtttgaaatcccgtgggaactctgattttccgggataaaaagtagcctatgtgctaatccaggatattatctatctccattccacagccaaatccgtcaagtagtttttgcgtgaaggagtaacatacacacacacatacaaacttatacctttactagctgacgcccgcgacttcgtccgcgtggatttaggtttgaaatcccgtgggaactctgattttccgggataaaaagtagcctatgtgctaatccaggatattatctatctccattccacagccaaatccgtcaagtagtttttgcgtgaaggagtaacatacacacacacatacaaacttatacctttactagctgacgcccgcgacttcgtccgcgtggatttaggtttgaaatcccgtgggaactctgattttccgggataaaaagtagcctatgtgctaatccaggatattatctatctccattccaaatttcagcccaatccgtccagtagtttttgcgtgaaggagtaacatacacacacacatacaaacttatacctttataatattagtgtcataCAGGTTTTTTATGTGTGATTCTTTATATGGTATTTAAAAGCACTTATCGCCATAGTTGTATAGTCACATTGCAAACAACAATAACCTGTGTGGATTGTCATGTGAGCTTTAAGATAACTTGATTTTGAGCATTTATAATCACATTGCTTACAACGATAAGGTTTCTCACCGGTGTGCGTCCTCATGTGAGCTTTTAAATGACTTGaatttgtacatttatattcacaatgcTCACAGgaatatggtttttcaccagtgtgagttctcatgtggtACTTAAGGGCACCCGCAGTAGAAGTTTTGTAGTCACAATGCTTACATTGGTATGGTTTTTCACCGGTGTGTGTCCGAATGTGGTTTTTGAGAGCACTCGACATGGAAAATTTGCAGTCACATTGGTTGCATTGAtatggtttttcacccgtgtgagttctcatgtggtATTTAATGGCACTTGATTTTGACGATTTATAATTACATTGGTTACAGTGATATGGTTTCTCTCCAGTGTGAGACATCATATGTGTTTTCAAATGACTTGGTTTCACACATTTGTATGGACAGTGGTCACAGAAATTGGTTTTCTCTTTAGTCCTTGTGTGGTTCACTGAAGTATTCACATTTTCATATTCCAAGTTGCCAGTATTGTGTGGATTTGTGCTGTTTGAGGAAGTAACTGGTTGGCTGAGGTTCACACTTACTTCAGATTGGAAAGGCTCCTGCTGAAAACCAAATATACACAATGTTATTTGTCGCCTACTACACATTATACCAGCATCACTACTAAGAGATTACTGTTGTCACAGCGGCAATACAACTAAGGAAATTAtatagaaaggatttttggactttgtctgtgttggtgttagctggcgggcgtgctctgcttttttggagtgttttttttgttaaaactcactggaaagcgctctaagggggtgccgtgcgtgtgtcggcgagcgccggcacagacggggtccatacttgtatagtttccctaacttgttacaaataactacaaacttgacattggctaatctttgtaaagccagatgagagtgCACAAGATCTATAGCTAGGGTAGGCATAAGGTAGGTATTTGCCTAATTACTAGCGGCCACGGtgaaaaatgagcattgaactatttcggtcagggtaagcagcgcttttatgcctctatgacctgcacgccgcTCTTCgaataaggaaccctaaaaaatccaCTTACTTGAACATACTGTGTCTTCATATGTACTGTAGGCAGATCTGTATCACAAAATCTCATTTCTGCATCTTCAGACTTATAAGCTTTTTGTAATCCAACGATTCCTTCACTTAATATTGTTTCTGTTTTAATTGGTATTACTATGTTTGTCATCGGTTGGTCTAAATCTGCATCTAAGTTTAGATTAGTGTTGGTTATCTCTTTTTTGGGTACTAAGTCCTTGTCACCACACTCTAGGTCATCTaatatttcctttttaggttCAATGAGGTAGTTAGCATCACTTAATGCAATAGCTTGTAGCTCCATTTCCCATgtattttgttctatttctattttaataggtatatcaatatGTTGGTTTAAAACTGTAGTGTCTAAGTGAAGACTAGTGTTGGTTATCTCTTTTTTGGGTACTAAGCCCTTGTCACCACACTCATGGGTTACATCTCGGTCAtctaatatttcttttttaggtTCAATGAGGTAGTTGGCATCACATAATGCAATAGCTTGTTGCTCCATTTTCCATGTGTTTTGTTCTAATTctattttaataggtatgtcAATATGTTGGTTTAAAACTGTAGTGTCTAAATGAAGATTAGTGTTGGTTATTTCTTTTTTGGGTACTAAGTCCTTGTCACCACACTCATGGGTTACATCTCGGTCAtctaatatttcttttttaggtTCAATGAGGTAGTTGGCATCACATAATGCAGGAGCTTGTTGCTCCATTTTGCATgtattttgttctatttctattttaataggtatatcaatatGTTGGTTTAAAACTGTGGTGTCTAAGTTAAGATTAGTGTTGGTTATCTCTTTTTTGGGTACTAAGTCCTTGTCACCACACTCATGGGTTATCTCTCGGTCAtctaatatttcttttttaggtTCAATGAGGTAGTTAAGTTCACATATAGATGCTGTGATTTGGTCCTCCATCTCAGTATTCTATTTTGTTTAACTTATTACACTGGTTCAGTATCGTATGTGGTGGTTCTGTAAGATAAAATAAGTACCACAATGTATTATGAACCATTCTGCCAGGGTAATTAAGAAGGCTTGAATCagatttttcgatatttttaatgaagtGTTGAGACCACAAACGGCCCTCTGATTTTGACAACACTCATAACACCAGCTGTTTTTTCAGGATCACATCAATTTAAACTTGCATATTATGTAAggagcaataaaaaaaattgttaggtatacttacatttaagtatttttctaaaataaaaaaaaataa
The Maniola jurtina chromosome 28, ilManJurt1.1, whole genome shotgun sequence DNA segment above includes these coding regions:
- the LOC123879685 gene encoding zinc finger protein 239-like isoform X2, with amino-acid sequence MEDQITASICELNYLIEPKKEILDDREITHECGDKDLVPKKEITNTNLNLDTTVLNQHIDIPIKIEIEQNTCKMEQQAPALCDANYLIEPKKEILDDRDVTHECGDKDLVPKKEITNTNLHLDTTVLNQHIDIPIKIELEQNTWKMEQQAIALCDANYLIEPKKEILDDRDVTHECGDKGLVPKKEITNTSLHLDTTVLNQHIDIPIKIEIEQNTWEMELQAIALSDANYLIEPKKEILDDLECGDKDLVPKKEITNTNLNLDADLDQPMTNIVIPIKTETILSEGIVGLQKAYKSEDAEMRFCDTDLPTVHMKTQYVQEPFQSEVSVNLSQPVTSSNSTNPHNTGNLEYENVNTSVNHTRTKEKTNFCDHCPYKCVKPSHLKTHMMSHTGEKPYHCNQCNYKSSKSSAIKYHMRTHTGEKPYQCNQCDCKFSMSSALKNHIRTHTGEKPYQCKHCDYKTSTAGALKYHMRTHTGEKPYSCEHCEYKCTNSSHLKAHMRTHTGEKPYRCKQCDYKCSKSSYLKAHMTIHTGYCCLQCDYTTMAISAFKYHIKNHT
- the LOC123879685 gene encoding zinc finger protein 333-like isoform X1 → MEDQITASICELNYLIEPKKEILDDREITHECGDKDLVPKKEITNTNLNLDTTVLNQHIDIPIKIEIEQNTCKMEQQAPALCDANYLIEPKKEILDDRDVTHECGDKDLVPKKEITNTNLHLDTTVLNQHIDIPIKIELEQNTWKMEQQAIALCDANYLIEPKKEILDDRDVTHECGDKGLVPKKEITNTSLHLDTTVLNQHIDIPIKIEIEQNTWEMELQAIALSDANYLIEPKKEILDDLECGDKDLVPKKEITNTNLNLDADLDQPMTNIVIPIKTETILSEGIVGLQKAYKSEDAEMRFCDTDLPTVHMKTQYVQQEPFQSEVSVNLSQPVTSSNSTNPHNTGNLEYENVNTSVNHTRTKEKTNFCDHCPYKCVKPSHLKTHMMSHTGEKPYHCNQCNYKSSKSSAIKYHMRTHTGEKPYQCNQCDCKFSMSSALKNHIRTHTGEKPYQCKHCDYKTSTAGALKYHMRTHTGEKPYSCEHCEYKCTNSSHLKAHMRTHTGEKPYRCKQCDYKCSKSSYLKAHMTIHTGYCCLQCDYTTMAISAFKYHIKNHT